The Geomonas ferrireducens DNA segment CCTGTTGTGTGTGGAGGGTTAGGCAGGAGGTGGATGGGGGAGACGCGATACCGCCTTGCATTGCCCTGCGGCATCTGGTAACAATACGGCGGCTTTTTTCATCTCGCAGAGGATTACATGCTCGACCTTTCACGTCTAAATCCCGAACAGCTTGCCGCGGTAAAGCATACCGAAGGGGCACTCCTGGTTCTTGCCGGTGCCGGTTCCGGTAAGACCGGCGTCATCACGTATCGCATCGCGCACCTTATCCTGAACCTGAAGGTGCCGGCGGACCGCATCCTGGCCGTCACCTTCACCAACAAGGCGGCAAAGGAGATGAAGGAGCGCGTCGAGCACCTGGTCGGACGTCGTGATTCGAAGGGGATCGTCCTGTCGACCTTCCACTCCCTGGGAGTGCGCGTGCTCAAGCGGGACATCGAACGCTTGGGGTACAAGAAGAACTTCTCGATCTACTCAACCGCCGATCAGGTGGGACTCGTGCGGCAGATCGTTCGTGAAGTGAACACGGACAGCAAAAAGTACGATCCGGAGAGCATCATTTGGCGCATCTCCGGCGCGAAGAACAAGTTGATCCCGCCCGATCGCTATACCCCGAACCCGCTGGACGACGTGGACATGATGGCCGCCCTGGTCTATCCCCGCTACCAGTCCGCGCTGAAGGCGTTCAATGCCATCGACTTCGACGACATCATCATGCTCACCGCAGAGCTTTTACAGCACCACCCGCCGGTGTTGAAGCACTGGCAGGAGCGCTTCAGCTACCTCATGGTGGACGAGTACCAGGACACCAACTCCTCCCAATACCTCCTGGTGAACCTTCTTGCCGCAGGCAGCGGCAACCTCTGCGTCGTCGGTGACGACGACCAGTCCATCTACGGATGGCGCGGCGCCGATGTCGGGAACATCCTCGACTTCGAGAAGGACTTCAAGGGGTGCCGCACCATCAAGCTTGAGCAGAACTACCGCTCCACCGGCAACATCCTCGATGCAGCCAACAGCGTGATCGGCAACAACAAGGTGCGAAAGGCGAAGCGCCTCTGGACCGCGTCGGGGGAGGGACCGCTCGTCGACCTCTGCATCGTGCAGGACGACGAGGAGGAGGCAACCAGCGTGGTCGAGCGCATCCAACTGGAGCGCTTCAAGAAGAACATCCCATATAGCGACTTCGCCATCCTCTACCGCACCAACGCGCAGAGCCGTGCCTTCGAGGAGCAGCTGCGCTTCGAGGACATCCCCTACGTACTCGTGGGGGGCACCCAGTTCTTCGAAAGGAAGGAGGTCAAAGACTCCCTTTCCTACTTGAAGGTGATCGCGAACCCCCTGGACGAGGTGGCTCTTCTGCGCATCGTCAACTTCCCCAGGCGCGGTATCGGCGACAGCACGGTGATCCGCATCAACCAGTGGTCGCTCGAAAAGGAGATCCCTCTTTTCGAGGCGTTCAGCCGTGTCGCCGAGATAGAGGGGGTCGCCGACAACATCAAAGAGAAGGTGCATGCGTTCCACCAGACCCTGCTCGACGCCGCGGCGGCGTTCAAGGAAGAGGGGGGGCTCGCGGAGAGAGGGAAGATCCTCTTCGAGAAGCTGAAGATCGAGGAGGAAATCTTCCGCACCATCGACGACCAGAAGACCGCGCGCCGGAAGGTGGAGAACGTGGAGCAGATTATCAACTCCATGGCCGCGTACGAGGAGCGCGTGCCGCAGGCGACCCTCGGGGGCTTCATCGAGAAGGTCTCCCTCATGGATGAGGACCGTTTCTCCGGCAAGGATAAGAAGGACCACGGCAAGGATGCGGTGACCCTCATGTCGCTGCACTCAAGCAAGGGGCTCGAGTTCCCCTTCGTGTTCCTGGTCGGGATGGAGGATGAGATACTGCCGCACAAGCGGGCCATCTACGAGGACGATACCATCGACGAGGAGCGCCGCCTGTGCTACGTCGGCATCACGCGGGCGAGGCAGCAGCTCGTGATGACGCGGACCATGTACCGGAAAAAGTACGGGAAGCTTGAGGAGCGGGTCCCCTCCAGATTCCTGGAGGAGATCCCGGCGAACGTCTTGAACGTGCAGCAAAGTGGGGTGGCGCGCGAGGTCACGCCGGAAGAGGCGGAAAAGAGCGCGGAGGATTTCTTCGCCAAGATGAAGGCGATGATGGGGTAGGGGCGAATATTCGCCCCTACGGTTTGCCGAGGGTTTTCTGTCCGGGTTTCCAGCCGAGCGGGCAGAGCGAGCCGGTCTGCAGCGCCTCGAGAACGCGCATGGTCTCCTCGACGCTTCTCCCCACGTCCAGGTTGTGCACGACCTGGTACTGGAGCACCCCTTCCGGGTCGATGATGTACAGCGCGCGCAGGGCGACCCCATCCTTCTCGTCGAGGCAGCCGTACTTCGTGGCGACTTCCTTCTTGATGTCTGAGAGCAGTGGATAGCGCAGGTTCCCCAGGTCACCGCGCTGGACCCAGGCGAGGTGGGAGTACTTGCTGTCCGTGGAAGCGCCCAGAACGACGGTGTTCAACTGCTCGAAGCCGGCGAGCGCGTCGTTGAACCCCTTGATCTCGGTCGGGCAGACAAAGGTGAAGTCCATCGGGTAGAAGAAGAGGACGACCCATTTGCCGCGGAACTCGTCGAGGGAGACCTGCCGGAACTCTTTTCCCTGTGTCGTACTGACCCAGGCGTCGAGCTTGAAGCCGGGGGCCGGATCACCTACCTTGGCGGTCTGCTGGAGATCCTCCGCACCTATCGCAGAAGGAGCGGATGCGAAGAGGGAGAGGGCCAGTGCGGCTAACAACGTAACGGTAGAAAGTTTCATCTGTCGCTCCTGTGACTGACGCTATCTGCTTTACTGTTTA contains these protein-coding regions:
- a CDS encoding peroxiredoxin, which produces MKLSTVTLLAALALSLFASAPSAIGAEDLQQTAKVGDPAPGFKLDAWVSTTQGKEFRQVSLDEFRGKWVVLFFYPMDFTFVCPTEIKGFNDALAGFEQLNTVVLGASTDSKYSHLAWVQRGDLGNLRYPLLSDIKKEVATKYGCLDEKDGVALRALYIIDPEGVLQYQVVHNLDVGRSVEETMRVLEALQTGSLCPLGWKPGQKTLGKP
- a CDS encoding ATP-dependent helicase, coding for MLDLSRLNPEQLAAVKHTEGALLVLAGAGSGKTGVITYRIAHLILNLKVPADRILAVTFTNKAAKEMKERVEHLVGRRDSKGIVLSTFHSLGVRVLKRDIERLGYKKNFSIYSTADQVGLVRQIVREVNTDSKKYDPESIIWRISGAKNKLIPPDRYTPNPLDDVDMMAALVYPRYQSALKAFNAIDFDDIIMLTAELLQHHPPVLKHWQERFSYLMVDEYQDTNSSQYLLVNLLAAGSGNLCVVGDDDQSIYGWRGADVGNILDFEKDFKGCRTIKLEQNYRSTGNILDAANSVIGNNKVRKAKRLWTASGEGPLVDLCIVQDDEEEATSVVERIQLERFKKNIPYSDFAILYRTNAQSRAFEEQLRFEDIPYVLVGGTQFFERKEVKDSLSYLKVIANPLDEVALLRIVNFPRRGIGDSTVIRINQWSLEKEIPLFEAFSRVAEIEGVADNIKEKVHAFHQTLLDAAAAFKEEGGLAERGKILFEKLKIEEEIFRTIDDQKTARRKVENVEQIINSMAAYEERVPQATLGGFIEKVSLMDEDRFSGKDKKDHGKDAVTLMSLHSSKGLEFPFVFLVGMEDEILPHKRAIYEDDTIDEERRLCYVGITRARQQLVMTRTMYRKKYGKLEERVPSRFLEEIPANVLNVQQSGVAREVTPEEAEKSAEDFFAKMKAMMG